A part of Nitrospira sp. genomic DNA contains:
- a CDS encoding methylenetetrahydrofolate--tRNA-(uracil(54)-C(5))-methyltransferase (FADH(2)-oxidizing) TrmFO: MRDDVVIVGGGLAGSEAAWQAASRGAKVTLYEMRPKEMTKAHKTGGLAELVCSNSLGSLDPLNAPGILKEEMRRLNSLIISAAEQSKVPAGSALAVDRDQFSQHITRALEGHPNIRILHEAISEIPTDCLCIIATGPLTSDTLSQAIRAATQSQHLYFYDAISPIVDADSINMDIVFRASRYDKGGDDYLNCPMTAEQYNAFYDAMMLAEKVQPKEFEKTPYFEACVPIEVLAERGRQTMQFGPMKPVGLKDPRTGLQPAAVVQLRTENIHRTCYNLVGFQTKLTYGEQKRVFRMIPGLEQAEFLRYGSLHRNTFINSPQLLLNTLQFKARGTLFFAGQLVGVEGYTESAAMGGLAGINAARALAGEPLITPPPTTAHGCLIAHIASSDPRHFQPMNTNFGLFPPLSNHPKDKEKKRRLLSQRALEDFDLWKMQSRLS, encoded by the coding sequence ATGCGTGACGATGTTGTGATAGTCGGCGGTGGTCTGGCTGGTTCCGAAGCTGCCTGGCAGGCGGCGAGTCGCGGTGCCAAGGTCACGCTCTACGAGATGCGCCCGAAAGAGATGACGAAGGCGCACAAAACGGGCGGCTTGGCCGAACTCGTCTGCTCGAACTCGCTGGGATCTCTCGATCCCCTGAATGCGCCCGGCATCTTGAAAGAAGAGATGCGGCGGCTGAACTCGCTGATCATCTCTGCCGCAGAGCAATCCAAAGTGCCGGCCGGATCGGCACTAGCCGTTGATCGTGATCAGTTCTCCCAGCACATCACCCGCGCGCTGGAAGGCCATCCAAATATCAGAATTCTCCACGAAGCAATCAGCGAGATCCCGACCGATTGCCTCTGCATCATCGCAACGGGGCCGTTGACCTCCGACACTCTCTCACAAGCCATCCGTGCGGCAACGCAATCCCAGCACTTGTATTTTTACGACGCGATCTCACCGATCGTCGATGCGGACTCGATCAATATGGACATCGTGTTTCGCGCGTCACGCTATGACAAAGGCGGAGATGATTATTTAAATTGCCCCATGACGGCAGAACAGTACAATGCGTTTTACGACGCCATGATGTTGGCGGAAAAAGTCCAGCCGAAGGAATTTGAGAAGACGCCTTATTTTGAGGCCTGCGTGCCGATTGAAGTACTCGCTGAACGTGGCCGCCAGACGATGCAGTTCGGGCCTATGAAACCAGTAGGCCTCAAAGATCCAAGAACCGGGCTGCAACCAGCAGCCGTCGTGCAATTGCGAACCGAAAATATTCATCGCACCTGCTACAACCTGGTGGGCTTTCAGACGAAACTGACCTATGGCGAACAGAAGCGCGTGTTTCGCATGATCCCAGGGCTCGAACAGGCTGAGTTCCTCCGGTATGGAAGCCTGCATCGCAATACGTTCATCAATTCTCCTCAGCTCCTCCTGAACACGCTGCAATTCAAGGCTCGCGGCACGCTCTTTTTTGCCGGGCAGCTTGTGGGCGTGGAAGGCTACACCGAATCGGCAGCCATGGGGGGCCTGGCCGGGATCAATGCCGCGCGGGCTTTGGCAGGAGAACCGCTGATCACGCCTCCCCCCACAACCGCGCATGGCTGCTTGATCGCACATATCGCCTCATCGGATCCGCGCCATTTCCAGCCCATGAACACTAACTTCGGCCTGTTTCCTCCCTTGTCGAACCATCCCAAAGACAAAGAGAAGAAGCGTCGCTTGCTCAGCCAACGAGCCCTTGAGGATTTTGACTTGTGGAAGATGCAATCAAGGCTTTCGTAA
- a CDS encoding M28 family peptidase: protein MTDTHVPIDHNLLKEDLRHLVGERHPLSSPIHLQEVEAYLYRQFSEAGLAATTQHFQALGNTYHNVIGTALPDAEPFQSVPPLILAAHFDTVQGSPGADDNASALAVMLQIARRVRAMKLARPIHFVAFNLEEENLLGSSAYTAMLRKNRDTIHGAIVLECIGYASHQAGSQKTPPGVPIAVPTTGNFLAVIGNEHSHILTGSVAKAMQSHLPIVPLIVPGNGEQLPDTRRSDHTSFWEQGFPAVMLTDTANFRNPHYHRPTDTLDTLNLDFMASVADAVMAAIIDLAGQPTA from the coding sequence TTGACGGACACCCACGTGCCCATTGATCACAATCTCCTCAAAGAAGACCTTCGCCATCTGGTGGGCGAGCGCCATCCCCTCTCTTCTCCGATTCACCTCCAGGAAGTAGAAGCCTATCTATACCGCCAATTCTCTGAAGCCGGTCTTGCCGCCACAACGCAACACTTCCAGGCCTTGGGCAACACCTACCACAATGTGATCGGAACGGCGCTTCCCGACGCTGAGCCATTCCAATCCGTACCGCCGCTGATCCTCGCTGCGCACTTCGATACGGTCCAAGGGTCTCCCGGCGCCGATGATAATGCTAGCGCCCTCGCGGTGATGCTGCAGATCGCTCGCCGAGTGCGAGCCATGAAATTGGCCAGACCAATCCATTTCGTCGCCTTTAATTTGGAAGAAGAGAACTTGCTCGGCAGCTCTGCCTATACAGCAATGTTGAGAAAGAATCGTGACACGATTCACGGAGCGATCGTGTTGGAATGTATCGGCTATGCGAGCCATCAAGCAGGCTCACAGAAGACTCCTCCCGGTGTCCCCATCGCGGTGCCCACGACCGGAAATTTTCTTGCCGTGATCGGGAACGAGCACTCACACATCTTGACCGGCTCCGTCGCGAAAGCCATGCAATCACATCTCCCAATTGTTCCACTGATCGTGCCGGGCAACGGAGAGCAGCTCCCGGACACCAGACGCAGCGACCACACCTCGTTCTGGGAGCAAGGCTTCCCTGCTGTCATGCTCACGGATACGGCAAACTTCCGTAATCCTCATTACCATCGGCCAACAGATACCCTGGACACGTTGAATCTGGACTTCATGGCATCGGTCGCTGATGCCGTCATGGCGGCTATCATCGATTTAGCCGGCCAGCCGACCGCGTAG
- a CDS encoding IS1595 family transposase: MVTGSHRVFGCAANFLRGRKCVFCGSFRVNRTQRGYVKCRTCRRQKSLAKLRREIAILQGFYQQVPAYRLAHDLGVDPKVISRVYQKLRAALFHVAELEGMASKLSGEIELDEAYFGGRRKGRRGRGAVGKSVVFGLLERDGRVYTKVVEHVSADTLMAHIQTTTRKGSVYYTDAFRGYQSLRR; the protein is encoded by the coding sequence ATGGTTACGGGATCTCATCGTGTTTTTGGGTGTGCGGCCAACTTTTTGCGTGGCCGCAAGTGTGTGTTCTGTGGTTCGTTTCGGGTCAATCGGACGCAACGTGGGTATGTCAAATGTCGCACCTGTCGACGGCAGAAGAGTCTCGCGAAGCTCCGGCGAGAGATTGCCATTCTGCAGGGATTCTATCAGCAGGTACCCGCCTATCGGTTGGCCCATGACCTGGGCGTCGATCCCAAAGTCATCAGCCGGGTCTACCAGAAACTGCGGGCAGCGTTGTTCCACGTCGCCGAATTGGAAGGCATGGCCAGTAAACTGTCGGGCGAGATTGAACTGGATGAAGCCTATTTCGGCGGACGACGCAAAGGGCGTCGGGGCCGGGGTGCCGTTGGTAAAAGCGTCGTGTTCGGGCTGCTGGAGCGGGATGGGCGCGTCTATACCAAGGTGGTGGAGCATGTGTCGGCGGACACACTCATGGCCCACATTCAAACCACCACTCGGAAAGGTTCCGTCTATTACACGGATGCCTTTCGAGGCTATCAATCGTTGCGACGCTAG
- the argB gene encoding acetylglutamate kinase produces the protein MDKLIKKANVLIEALPYIRSFRGKTVVVKYGGHAMTDSSLKERFAQNVVLLKYVGINPVIIHGGGPQIDKMLDRLGIQAKFRHGVRITDEATMEIVEMVLAGKINMEITDLINRHGGSAVGLSGKDGGLILSKPLTAKAWAESLDRDLEGEDGEGDFGLVGDIEKVDPGLLRNLQDDHYIPVIAPIGTDREGNTYNINADLVAGAVAGALRAEKLVMMTDIKGIRDANGRHLSTVSRKDVQRMMKKGTITEGMIPKVHACLDALAEGVGKAHIIDGRIPHAVLLEIFTRKGIGTEIVA, from the coding sequence ATGGACAAACTGATCAAGAAAGCCAACGTCCTCATCGAGGCCCTGCCGTACATTCGATCGTTCCGTGGGAAGACCGTGGTGGTCAAATACGGCGGCCATGCGATGACGGATTCATCCCTCAAAGAACGGTTCGCGCAAAATGTCGTGTTATTGAAGTACGTCGGGATCAACCCGGTCATTATCCACGGCGGCGGACCCCAAATCGACAAGATGCTCGACCGGCTTGGCATCCAAGCAAAATTCCGCCATGGTGTTCGAATCACCGACGAGGCCACGATGGAAATCGTGGAGATGGTCCTGGCAGGAAAGATCAATATGGAGATCACCGATCTCATCAACCGACACGGTGGCAGTGCGGTTGGTTTGAGCGGAAAGGACGGCGGGTTAATTCTCAGCAAGCCATTGACGGCCAAGGCCTGGGCGGAAAGCCTCGATCGCGATTTGGAAGGCGAGGACGGCGAAGGGGACTTCGGGTTGGTGGGCGATATCGAAAAGGTCGATCCTGGTCTGCTCCGTAATCTGCAAGACGACCACTACATTCCGGTGATCGCGCCCATCGGAACGGATCGCGAAGGGAATACCTACAACATCAACGCCGATCTTGTTGCCGGAGCCGTCGCAGGAGCCCTGCGCGCGGAAAAACTCGTCATGATGACCGACATCAAAGGCATTCGCGATGCCAACGGGCGTCACCTCTCTACCGTGTCTCGAAAAGATGTGCAACGGATGATGAAGAAGGGGACCATCACGGAGGGGATGATCCCGAAAGTTCACGCCTGCCTGGACGCGCTAGCCGAGGGGGTGGGGAAGGCCCATATCATCGACGGGCGCATTCCACACGCTGTTCTGCTCGAAATCTTCACGCGTAAGGGGATCGGCACCGAGATCGTGGCCTAA
- the xerC gene encoding tyrosine recombinase XerC — protein sequence MEDAIKAFVMYLQVERNASQETIRSYRSDLHQLVRFLQPTKEDTTPIHIDTVTSDNIRAHLHRLDHQGEKASSLARKLACLRSFFRFLVREGQLSKNPTENLRSPKLPKPLPRVLTKDDAAALMEFPSGQSPLTLRDRALLETLYSTGARVSEVVGINLDDLNETDGSVCLSGKGRKERMVPIGDLALHAIREYRTSLKPMARSGQLQAPMFLNHRGGRITTRSVARMVARYSSRLVSGAVSPHALRHSYATHLLDEGADLRSIQEMLGHASLSTTQKYTHLAMDQLLTVYDSAHPRARVTASPLSRKDRKSS from the coding sequence GTGGAAGATGCAATCAAGGCTTTCGTAATGTACCTCCAGGTTGAACGCAATGCGTCACAGGAGACGATTCGCAGTTATCGATCCGACCTTCATCAGCTGGTGAGGTTCCTTCAACCAACCAAGGAGGACACCACACCCATCCACATCGATACGGTTACCAGCGACAATATTCGCGCCCACCTACACAGGTTGGATCATCAAGGCGAGAAAGCGTCTTCCTTAGCGAGAAAACTGGCGTGCCTGCGAAGTTTTTTTCGGTTTCTCGTTCGTGAGGGGCAGCTTTCTAAGAACCCCACGGAAAACCTGAGGAGCCCCAAGCTACCCAAGCCGCTCCCCCGAGTATTGACAAAGGACGACGCGGCGGCGCTCATGGAGTTTCCGTCTGGCCAGTCGCCTCTCACCCTACGCGACCGTGCCCTGCTGGAAACACTGTACTCGACCGGTGCTCGGGTAAGTGAGGTCGTAGGCATCAATCTGGATGATCTGAACGAGACGGACGGAAGCGTGTGCTTGAGCGGGAAGGGCCGCAAGGAACGGATGGTCCCGATCGGGGATCTGGCGCTTCACGCCATCCGAGAGTATCGCACGTCATTGAAACCGATGGCCCGCAGCGGTCAGCTGCAGGCTCCAATGTTTTTGAATCATCGTGGAGGCCGGATTACCACGCGGAGTGTCGCTCGAATGGTTGCTCGATATTCCAGCCGTCTCGTGAGTGGAGCGGTCAGTCCCCACGCCTTGCGGCACTCCTACGCGACGCATCTGCTCGACGAAGGCGCGGATCTCCGGTCGATTCAGGAAATGCTCGGCCACGCGTCACTGAGCACGACACAAAAATATACGCATTTGGCGATGGATCAGCTTCTCACGGTGTACGATAGCGCCCACCCACGAGCACGGGTGACGGCAAGCCCCTTGTCACGAAAGGACCGGAAATCGTCATGA
- the hslV gene encoding ATP-dependent protease subunit HslV: MIIRSTTILCVRRDGRVAMGCDGQVTVGTTVMKHNAKKLRRLHHDQILAGFAGATADAFTLFEKFESKLEEYRGNLTRAAVELAKDWRTDRALRRLEALLAVAGKEQSFIISGTGDVIEPEDGILAIGSGGPYALAAARGLLRHSQLEAPAIITEAMNIAGSIDIYTNQQIIVEELQG, from the coding sequence ATGATCATTCGCTCGACCACCATCCTCTGTGTCCGGCGCGATGGACGGGTCGCCATGGGCTGTGACGGCCAAGTGACCGTTGGCACCACGGTGATGAAGCACAACGCCAAGAAACTCCGGCGCCTGCATCATGACCAGATCTTGGCAGGATTTGCCGGTGCCACAGCTGATGCGTTTACGCTGTTCGAGAAATTCGAGAGCAAATTGGAGGAGTATCGGGGCAATCTCACGAGAGCGGCAGTCGAGCTTGCGAAAGATTGGCGAACCGACCGGGCGCTTCGACGGTTGGAAGCGCTGCTTGCCGTCGCCGGCAAGGAACAGTCGTTCATCATTTCAGGAACCGGCGATGTCATAGAACCGGAAGACGGCATTTTAGCCATCGGTTCGGGTGGACCCTATGCCCTCGCGGCTGCCAGAGGACTGCTCCGCCATTCTCAACTCGAGGCCCCAGCGATCATCACCGAAGCCATGAACATCGCAGGTTCGATTGACATCTACACCAACCAACAGATTATTGTTGAAGAACTTCAAGGATAA
- the hslU gene encoding ATP-dependent protease ATPase subunit HslU, which produces MNLNSLTPRQIVEELNRYVIGQKDAKRMVAIALRNRWRRQQLSPDIRDEVMPKNIIMIGPTGVGKTEIARRLAKLAEAPFIKVEASKFTEVGYVGRDVESIIRDLTELAINMVKTQRLASVQQKAEQQGEERLLELLLPPPPPRPVFVDSTGEPGAQAPHDSHEATRSKLRLQLREGKLDERTVEMEVKERGLPIGVISNAGGLDDIEGNLRDMLGGMFQGKKKKRLMKVPEALKHLTQEEAQKLIDMDDATREAITKVEQTGIVFLDEIDKIAGRERNTGPDVSREGVQRDLLPIVEGCTVSTKHGPVVTDHILFIAAGAFHVAKPSDLIPELQGRFPIRVELSPLSKDDFVRILTEPKGALVRQYQALLATEGLVIEFTKDGLEEIAEVAVQVNERTENIGARRLFTIMERLLEDISFEGPGWPDKRISITATNVRDRLKDIVKDQDLSRYIL; this is translated from the coding sequence TTGAATCTCAACAGTCTTACTCCGCGCCAGATCGTCGAGGAACTGAATCGCTACGTCATCGGGCAAAAGGACGCGAAGCGGATGGTCGCCATCGCACTTCGCAACCGCTGGCGACGGCAGCAGTTGTCTCCCGACATCCGCGACGAGGTCATGCCGAAAAACATCATCATGATCGGGCCAACCGGCGTAGGAAAAACCGAGATTGCCCGACGGCTCGCCAAGTTGGCCGAAGCCCCCTTCATCAAAGTGGAAGCATCAAAATTCACCGAAGTCGGCTACGTTGGACGTGATGTCGAGTCGATCATTCGTGACTTAACCGAACTGGCCATCAATATGGTCAAGACGCAGCGGTTGGCGTCCGTTCAACAAAAAGCGGAACAACAAGGCGAGGAACGATTGCTTGAGCTTCTCCTACCGCCACCGCCTCCTCGACCAGTCTTTGTAGACAGCACAGGCGAGCCTGGTGCTCAAGCCCCTCACGATTCCCACGAAGCGACGAGATCGAAACTGCGCCTGCAGCTGCGAGAAGGGAAGCTAGATGAACGAACGGTGGAGATGGAAGTCAAAGAACGAGGCCTTCCAATTGGCGTCATTTCCAACGCGGGTGGACTCGACGACATCGAGGGCAATCTTCGAGACATGCTGGGCGGCATGTTCCAAGGGAAAAAAAAGAAGCGGCTGATGAAAGTCCCCGAAGCGCTCAAACACCTGACGCAGGAAGAAGCCCAGAAGCTGATCGATATGGATGACGCCACGCGGGAAGCCATCACCAAGGTGGAACAGACTGGAATCGTGTTCCTCGACGAGATCGATAAAATTGCGGGCCGTGAGCGCAACACGGGACCGGATGTGTCCCGAGAAGGTGTCCAACGCGATCTACTCCCCATCGTGGAAGGCTGCACAGTCAGCACCAAACACGGCCCGGTCGTGACGGATCACATCCTCTTCATCGCCGCCGGTGCTTTTCATGTGGCGAAACCGTCCGATCTGATTCCGGAGCTCCAAGGGCGATTTCCGATCCGCGTCGAACTCAGTCCCTTGTCCAAAGACGATTTTGTCCGTATTCTCACAGAGCCGAAAGGGGCGTTGGTCCGGCAGTATCAGGCCTTGCTGGCCACCGAAGGCCTCGTCATCGAGTTCACCAAAGACGGTCTGGAGGAGATCGCCGAAGTGGCGGTGCAAGTGAATGAACGGACTGAGAACATCGGTGCACGCCGCCTGTTCACCATCATGGAGCGGTTGCTTGAGGACATTTCTTTCGAGGGACCAGGCTGGCCAGACAAACGAATCAGCATCACCGCGACCAATGTACGGGACCGATTGAAAGATATCGTGAAGGACCAGGATCTGAGCCGGTATATTTTATAG